The Microcoleus sp. bin38.metabat.b11b12b14.051 genome contains a region encoding:
- a CDS encoding OmpA family protein, with translation MTRSFNEKPSIPPTRASKSRGKGLLLLSLIFRLLLLGVGSGFAWVLGMAIAQIYPSPATEMPIAERLLRVTQNLTSSPKRAPTTPIPALPAPTVTPTTPQSTINPAQREKFQGDLRKLQGELNALIGRTAALESQLGTSRPTETLEKRLQLMSQQLAATSTASASPLALPALSPGNTSVQPQNTRNPVFAGDGLMVTLPSDVLFDTGSISLRAGTNTILDNLVAELRNDEGATVRVAGHTDDAGEEADNRNVSFARAQAVVQYLSGVLGKKYHWVAIGYGESHPSVDNTSDINRQRNRRIEVAISP, from the coding sequence ATGACGCGATCTTTTAACGAAAAACCTTCAATCCCCCCAACTCGCGCCTCCAAGTCGCGGGGAAAAGGTTTGCTTTTACTGTCACTGATATTTCGACTGCTGCTGCTGGGCGTAGGTAGCGGTTTTGCGTGGGTGTTGGGGATGGCGATCGCCCAAATTTATCCCTCACCCGCCACAGAAATGCCGATCGCCGAGAGATTGCTGCGCGTAACTCAAAATTTGACATCCAGCCCAAAACGCGCGCCAACAACGCCAATTCCCGCGCTTCCTGCACCAACCGTTACACCAACAACTCCCCAGTCCACAATCAATCCCGCCCAGAGAGAGAAATTCCAGGGAGATTTGAGAAAATTGCAGGGCGAACTCAACGCACTAATTGGCCGCACAGCGGCTTTGGAGAGTCAGTTGGGCACCAGCCGCCCGACGGAAACTTTAGAAAAGCGGTTGCAGTTGATGTCGCAGCAATTGGCTGCAACATCAACTGCAAGCGCTTCTCCTCTGGCTTTACCCGCGCTGAGTCCGGGAAATACCAGCGTGCAGCCCCAGAATACAAGAAATCCAGTGTTTGCGGGGGATGGGCTGATGGTAACTCTCCCCAGCGATGTTTTGTTTGATACTGGTAGCATTTCTCTGCGGGCGGGAACTAATACAATTTTGGACAATTTGGTGGCCGAGTTGCGAAATGACGAGGGCGCGACGGTGCGGGTGGCGGGCCACACCGACGACGCGGGAGAAGAGGCGGACAATCGCAATGTATCGTTTGCGCGAGCTCAGGCTGTGGTGCAGTATTTGTCTGGTGTGCTCGGCAAGAAGTATCATTGGGTGGCGATCGGCTACGGGGAAAGTCACCCTTCGGTGGATAATACTTCTGATATTAATCGGCAGCGCAACCGCCGCATTGAAGTGGCAATTAGTCCTTAG